A single window of Rubripirellula lacrimiformis DNA harbors:
- a CDS encoding peptidylprolyl isomerase has protein sequence MNPNQNLPRWLRRTALASMVSAVPWGTATLAMTTLAVPRIAIGQTILGQDESRNSGQGQGQGPATGAATANSNSQTGQRRSAKLEPSDPFAAIDGQPIYVGEINLVLTQRIDVRDLERVGLQVQRATALLLVRRHLAMKALQGQGGETLAAGIRRRVQAYQSEASRMGTSMEELAAKRQSTADAMVADLAWTSAWTQYLKSRMTTANLRKFFDRNQAKYGGGRFDVSQVFVPVDASDPASVAATADRMTQWIEDIRAAAGPDADSLPTVFASEASQHSQAGSAEDGGHLGWVAKDGDLPAEVMAAIRSATASQMIGPIQSKLGMHVVLVHQAEAGTGTFDELTDQSALRRDAANALFDALVASQKDAKVVWFGTQLQGEQVR, from the coding sequence ATGAACCCCAACCAAAATCTGCCGCGATGGCTGCGTCGTACGGCATTGGCATCGATGGTTTCTGCTGTTCCATGGGGGACGGCCACGTTGGCGATGACCACGTTGGCGGTACCTCGGATCGCGATCGGGCAGACGATCCTGGGCCAGGACGAAAGCCGCAATTCGGGACAGGGACAGGGACAGGGACCGGCCACCGGTGCGGCGACGGCAAACTCGAATTCGCAAACCGGGCAACGACGATCAGCGAAGCTGGAACCGAGCGACCCGTTCGCGGCGATCGATGGCCAGCCGATTTACGTGGGTGAGATCAACTTGGTCCTGACCCAGCGAATCGACGTTCGTGATCTGGAACGTGTCGGGCTGCAGGTTCAACGTGCCACCGCCCTGTTGTTGGTCCGCCGCCATTTGGCGATGAAAGCACTGCAAGGTCAGGGCGGCGAAACGCTTGCCGCCGGGATCCGTCGACGTGTTCAGGCCTATCAGAGCGAGGCGTCACGGATGGGGACCAGCATGGAAGAATTGGCCGCCAAACGCCAATCCACCGCGGACGCGATGGTGGCCGATTTGGCATGGACATCGGCCTGGACCCAGTATCTGAAAAGCCGGATGACGACCGCCAATCTGCGAAAGTTTTTTGATCGCAACCAAGCCAAGTACGGGGGCGGACGGTTCGATGTGTCGCAAGTTTTTGTGCCCGTCGATGCGTCCGATCCAGCATCGGTTGCCGCTACCGCGGATCGGATGACACAGTGGATCGAGGACATTCGCGCCGCCGCGGGGCCGGACGCCGACTCGCTGCCGACCGTGTTCGCATCCGAAGCGTCCCAGCACAGTCAGGCCGGGTCAGCCGAGGATGGCGGACATTTGGGCTGGGTCGCAAAAGATGGCGATCTGCCGGCCGAAGTCATGGCGGCGATTCGCAGCGCGACCGCTAGTCAGATGATCGGCCCGATCCAAAGCAAGCTGGGGATGCACGTGGTGCTGGTCCATCAAGCCGAGGCGGGGACCGGAACGTTCGACGAACTGACCGACCAATCCGCTCTTCGCCGCGATGCCGCCAACGCTTTGTTTGATGCGTTGGTCGCCAGCCAAAAAGACGCCAAGGTCGTCTGGTTCGGCACGCAGCTGCAAGGCGAACAAGTCCGCTGA